AATTTCTTCTAATAACGTTGCAAGCTGGTCATTGTCCTCCTTTTCTTCTTTCTTCTTTGCTTCTTCCTCCTCTTCTACCGCCTCTCCGTTTGAAAAATCGAGGAAACATAGTGGAGGAAACAGTACACACCACCAATTCGCTCCTTCTGCTTCTCCTAATGAGATCAGGAGCGCTTGATAGGTTCCTGCGGGGTAAAGATAGTTTCCATATAATTTTGTCGGAAACTCTACTCGTTTAAACGACACGGAATAACTTTGAATATTGCTTTCTTCTATCATTGTCTCTTCCACTATTTTTTCTATGTCCACTAACTTTTCTTCAATCAGCTTATGGGCTTCTTCAACGGATGTTAGTTTTTCTACCCACACATTAATTTCTTCATTCACTTGATCTCTTATTTTACGCTTAAGTTGCTGATCTTCTTTTGAGTCACTATTTGCTAATATTCTTAAACGAATTGCGTCGTCTGGAATGGTCACCGTTTCATTACCGTTCGCACTTGTTGGAGACTGATAGGCTGTCCCTAATGCTCCTACTAACAAAATACATATGTATATTAAAATGCTTCTTTGCATATTTTTCTTTTTCATCACTAGATCTCCCCCTTACACGACATTATGGACAAGAGGGAAGGAATTTAAACATAGAAAGAGATTAATAGGTTGGGGAAGTGTTTAAAAGCTATCACTCTCAATGATTGAGAGTGATAGCGAGGTTTATTCTT
This portion of the Bacillus carboniphilus genome encodes:
- the spoIIR gene encoding stage II sporulation protein R yields the protein MKKKNMQRSILIYICILLVGALGTAYQSPTSANGNETVTIPDDAIRLRILANSDSKEDQQLKRKIRDQVNEEINVWVEKLTSVEEAHKLIEEKLVDIEKIVEETMIEESNIQSYSVSFKRVEFPTKLYGNYLYPAGTYQALLISLGEAEGANWWCVLFPPLCFLDFSNGEAVEEEEEAKKKEEKEDNDQLATLLEEIEKPKKEEEEDKVEVKFFLVEWFEGLFS